Proteins from a genomic interval of Natator depressus isolate rNatDep1 chromosome 20, rNatDep2.hap1, whole genome shotgun sequence:
- the TMED1 gene encoding transmembrane emp24 domain-containing protein 1: protein MMAAAWRALWWRLLLLAPWGGSRAALPPPQDAEFTFLLPAGRRECFYQAAPGNGSMEAEYQVIGGAGLDIDFSLESPTGVLLINEYRKSDGVHTIEPTEAGDYKLCFDNSFSTISEKLVFFELIFDSPQEDEDGDNWAEVVEPEEMLDMKIEDIKESIETMKNRLERSIQMQTLLRAFEARDRNLQESNMSRVNFWSAVNLGVLVVVAFLQVYMLKSLFEDKRQVRT, encoded by the exons ATGATGGCGGCCGCCTGGCGCGCGCTGTGGTGGCGGTTGCTGCTGCTGGCGCCCTGGGGCGGCTCGCGCGCCGCGCTGCCGCCGCCTCAGGACGCCGAGTTCACCTTCCTGCTGCCGGCCGGGCGCCGCGAGTGCTTCTACCAGGCCGCGCCGGGCAACGGCTCCATGGAGGCCGAGTACCAG GTTATCGGTGGTGCAGGCCTGGACATCGACTTCTCCCTGGAGAGCCCCACGGGCGTGCTGCTGATCAACGAGTACCGGAAATCGGACGGGGTGCACAC CATTGAGCCCACGGAAGCAGGCGACTACAAACTGTGCTTTGACAACTCCTTCAGCACCATCTCGGAGAAGCTGGTTTTCTTCGAGCTCATCTTCGACAGCCCCCAGGAGGACGAGGATGGGGATAACTGGGCTGAGGTGGTGGAGCCAGAGGAGATGCTGGATATGAAGATAGAAGATATTAAG GAATCCATTGAGACCATGAAGAACCGTTTGGAGCGGAGCATCCAGATGCAGACGCTGCTGCGAGCTTTCGAAGCCAGAGACCGCAACCTGCAGGAGAGCAACATGAGCCGCGTCAACTTCTGGTCAGCCGTTAACCTGGgggtgctggtggtggtggcCTTCCTCCAGGTCTACATGCTGAAGAGCCTCTTCGAAGACAAGAGGCAGGTCCGAACGTAG